One window of the Fusobacterium animalis 7_1 genome contains the following:
- the tgt gene encoding tRNA guanosine(34) transglycosylase Tgt, producing MKLPITYKIENKDGKARAGVITTPHGEIETPVFMPVGTQATVKTMSKEELIDIGSEIILGNTYHLYLRPNDELIARLGGLHKFMNWDRPILTDSGGFQVFSLGSLRKIKEEGVYFSSHIDGSKHFISPEKSIQIQNNLGSDIAMLFDECPPGLSSREYIIPSIERTTRWAKRCVEAHQKKDSQGLFAIVQGGIYEDLRQKSLDELSEMDESFSGYAIGGLAVGEPREDMYRILDYIVEKCPEEKPRYLMGVGEPVDMLNAVESGIDMMDCVQPTRLARHGTVFTKDGRLVIKSERYKEDTKPLDEECDCYVCKNYSRAYIRHLIKVQEVLGLRLTSYHNLYFLIKLMKDAREAIKEKRFKEFKENFIKRYENKK from the coding sequence ATGAAGTTACCAATCACATATAAGATAGAAAATAAAGATGGAAAAGCAAGAGCAGGAGTGATAACAACTCCTCATGGAGAAATAGAAACTCCTGTTTTTATGCCAGTAGGTACACAAGCTACTGTTAAAACTATGTCAAAGGAAGAATTAATTGATATAGGTAGTGAAATAATTTTAGGAAATACCTATCATCTTTATTTAAGACCAAATGATGAATTGATAGCTAGATTAGGAGGATTACACAAATTTATGAATTGGGATAGACCAATTCTTACTGACAGTGGAGGTTTTCAAGTTTTTAGCTTAGGTTCACTTAGAAAAATTAAAGAAGAAGGAGTATATTTTAGTTCACATATAGATGGTTCTAAACATTTTATATCTCCTGAAAAATCTATACAAATACAGAATAATCTTGGCTCAGATATTGCTATGCTCTTTGATGAGTGTCCTCCAGGGCTTTCATCAAGAGAGTATATAATTCCCTCAATAGAAAGAACTACAAGATGGGCAAAAAGATGTGTTGAAGCACATCAAAAAAAAGATAGCCAAGGATTGTTTGCAATAGTACAAGGTGGAATTTATGAAGATTTAAGACAAAAAAGTTTAGATGAATTAAGTGAAATGGATGAAAGTTTTTCTGGTTATGCAATAGGTGGACTTGCTGTTGGAGAGCCAAGAGAAGATATGTATAGAATACTTGACTATATTGTAGAGAAATGTCCAGAAGAAAAACCTAGATATTTAATGGGAGTTGGAGAGCCTGTTGATATGTTAAATGCAGTTGAAAGTGGTATAGATATGATGGACTGTGTTCAACCAACTAGACTTGCAAGACATGGAACAGTTTTTACCAAAGATGGAAGGCTTGTTATAAAAAGTGAAAGATATAAAGAAGATACAAAACCACTTGATGAAGAATGTGATTGTTATGTATGTAAAAATTATTCAAGAGCATATATAAGACATTTAATAAAAGTTCAAGAAGTTTTAGGACTTCGTTTAACATCTTATCATAACTTATATTTTTTAATTAAACTTATGAAAGATGCAAGGGAAGCAATAAAAGAAAAAAGATTTAAAGAATTTAAAGAAAATTTTATAAAAAGATATGAAAATAAAAAGTAA
- the radB gene encoding RadB family lipoprotein translates to MKKGIFAMFILVASMAMVACTNANATNEGAVGENDAFKVLEKRREYYKEQDKERAETQVQTDTVGEGATITTEDEAKAKEEADKEALKILEKKRKGN, encoded by the coding sequence ATGAAAAAGGGAATTTTTGCAATGTTTATTTTAGTAGCTTCTATGGCTATGGTGGCTTGTACTAATGCAAACGCAACAAATGAAGGTGCAGTAGGAGAAAATGATGCTTTTAAAGTATTAGAAAAGAGAAGAGAGTATTATAAAGAACAAGATAAAGAAAGAGCTGAAACACAAGTTCAAACAGATACAGTAGGTGAAGGAGCAACAATAACAACAGAAGATGAAGCAAAAGCAAAAGAAGAAGCTGATAAAGAGGCTTTAAAAATATTAGAAAAGAAGAGAAAGGGAAATTAA
- a CDS encoding tetratricopeptide repeat protein yields the protein MAMNKKIVIVIGLGILISGCLNANKEKNYNFIKGLNEYQKNDKVSALENYKKAYELDKNNVVLLNEIAYLYVDLGNYKEAENYYKKALEIKPNDENSLKNLLQLLYLQNKRIEMKKYIPMIIDRNSFVYNLNNFRVAILENEKSEIEKYLLKISSNDRFLEEYNESFYKDLLDVANLSGNTIKYSNTIFEKAYKKYSNKNKDIVRMYANFLIEIKEYRKAEDILMKYIVNNEDNLDEYALLKTLYTKENNRQKLENLKKILRNKI from the coding sequence ATGGCTATGAATAAAAAAATAGTAATAGTTATAGGGCTGGGTATTTTAATTTCAGGTTGTTTAAATGCTAATAAAGAAAAGAATTATAATTTTATCAAAGGTTTAAATGAATATCAGAAAAATGATAAAGTTTCTGCTTTAGAAAATTATAAAAAGGCTTATGAACTAGATAAAAATAATGTAGTTTTATTAAATGAAATAGCTTATTTATATGTTGATTTAGGAAATTATAAAGAAGCAGAAAATTATTATAAAAAAGCATTAGAAATAAAACCTAATGATGAAAATTCTTTAAAAAATTTATTACAATTATTATATCTTCAAAATAAGAGAATTGAGATGAAAAAATATATTCCTATGATTATAGATAGAAATAGTTTTGTTTATAATCTTAATAATTTTAGAGTGGCTATTTTAGAAAATGAAAAAAGTGAAATAGAAAAATATTTGTTGAAGATAAGTTCTAATGATAGATTTTTAGAGGAATACAATGAAAGTTTTTACAAAGATTTATTAGATGTTGCAAATTTATCAGGTAATACAATAAAATATTCTAATACTATTTTTGAAAAAGCATATAAAAAATATTCAAATAAGAATAAAGATATAGTAAGAATGTATGCTAATTTCTTGATAGAAATAAAGGAATATAGAAAAGCAGAAGATATTTTAATGAAATATATAGTTAATAATGAAGACAATTTAGATGAGTATGCACTTTTGAAAACATTGTATACAAAAGAAAATAATAGACAAAAATTAGAAAATTTAAAAAAGATTTTAAGAAATAAAATATAA
- the mgtE gene encoding magnesium transporter — MEEIVELLEHNRLAELKEILIKENPIDIADVFEEFPKEKDLIIFKLLPKDFSSEVFSYLSPEKQQEVIENITDEEIKFIMEDMYLDDTVDFIEEMPANIVGKILKNVSHDKRKLINQMLKYPENSAGSVMTVEYVSFKDNCTVKQAIDYYRKIAIDKEETDICFVTDSKKKLVGIISLKTLILSNDDSYIKNEMDTNFVSVLTKDDQEEIAALFRKYDLTTMPVVDQEDRLVGVITVDDIVDVIDQENTEDIQKMAAMNPSDEEYLKESVISLAKHRILWLLVLMISATFTGMVIKKYEEVLQSAVYLAVFIPMLMDTGGNAGSQSATLIIRGIALEEIEFSDIFKVIWKEFRVSILVGFILSAVNFVRIYYFTKSGLETSLVVAISMFLTIIMAKVIGGVLPLIAKSMKIDPAIMASPLITTIVDTAALIIYFQLSVIFLHI, encoded by the coding sequence TTGGAAGAAATAGTTGAATTATTAGAACATAACAGATTAGCCGAATTAAAAGAAATTTTAATTAAAGAAAATCCAATAGATATTGCAGATGTTTTTGAGGAATTTCCCAAAGAGAAAGACTTAATTATATTTAAGTTGTTGCCAAAAGATTTTTCATCAGAAGTTTTTTCTTATTTATCTCCTGAAAAGCAACAAGAAGTTATTGAAAATATAACAGATGAAGAGATAAAATTCATTATGGAAGATATGTACCTTGATGATACAGTGGATTTTATAGAAGAAATGCCAGCAAATATTGTTGGAAAAATATTGAAAAATGTATCACATGACAAAAGAAAATTAATAAATCAAATGTTAAAATATCCAGAAAATTCAGCTGGTAGTGTTATGACAGTGGAGTATGTGTCTTTTAAAGATAATTGTACAGTGAAACAAGCAATAGACTATTATAGAAAAATTGCAATAGATAAAGAAGAAACAGATATTTGTTTTGTAACAGATAGTAAGAAGAAATTGGTTGGCATAATATCATTAAAAACTTTGATTTTATCCAATGATGATTCATATATAAAAAATGAAATGGATACCAATTTTGTAAGTGTTCTAACAAAAGATGACCAAGAAGAAATAGCAGCATTATTTAGAAAATATGATTTAACTACTATGCCAGTTGTAGATCAAGAAGATAGACTTGTTGGTGTTATAACAGTAGATGATATAGTGGATGTAATTGACCAAGAAAATACAGAAGATATACAAAAGATGGCAGCTATGAATCCATCTGATGAAGAATATTTAAAAGAATCTGTAATATCCCTTGCAAAACATAGAATATTATGGTTATTAGTTTTAATGATTTCTGCAACATTTACAGGTATGGTTATAAAAAAATATGAAGAAGTATTACAATCAGCAGTTTATCTTGCTGTTTTTATTCCTATGCTTATGGATACAGGAGGAAATGCAGGTTCTCAATCAGCAACTCTTATTATTCGTGGGATAGCGTTGGAAGAAATTGAATTTTCAGATATATTTAAAGTTATTTGGAAAGAATTTAGGGTAAGTATTTTGGTTGGATTTATACTATCAGCAGTAAATTTTGTAAGAATTTATTATTTTACAAAATCAGGTTTAGAAACATCATTAGTTGTGGCTATAAGTATGTTTTTGACTATAATAATGGCAAAGGTTATAGGAGGAGTTTTACCACTTATAGCAAAATCTATGAAGATAGACCCTGCTATTATGGCAAGTCCACTTATCACAACAATAGTTGATACAGCAGCACTTATTATATATTTTCAACTGTCAGTAATATTTTTACATATATAA
- a CDS encoding type I restriction-modification system subunit M, with amino-acid sequence MNSKKEQERAELHRTIWAIANDLRGSVDGWDFKQYVLGMLFYRYISENLTNYINRGEIEAGNSDFNYANLSDEDAIVAKEDLIRTKGFFILPSELFINVRKKADKDENLNVTLDTIFKNIENSANGTESESDLKGLFDDIDVNSNKLGGTVVKRNENLVNLINGVGDMKLGDYQENTIDAFGDAYEYLMGMYASNAGKSGGEYYTPQEVSELLTKLTLVGKTEVNKVYDPACGSGSLLLKFAKILGKNNVRNGFFGQEINITTYNLCRINMFLHDIDFDKFDIAHGDTLTEPAHWDDEPFEAIVSNPPYSIKWEGDNSQILINDSRFSPAGVLAPKSKADLAFIMHSLSWLAPNGTAAIVCFPGVMYRSGAEQKIRKYLIDNNYIDCIIQLPDNLFYGTSIATCIMVLKKSKIDNKILFIDGSKEFVKVTNSNKMTEKHIDDIVEKFTKRENIEYISNLIEYEKIVEENYNLSVSTYVEKEDTSEKIDIFELNKEIQRIVAREEELRKEIDKIIAEIEIK; translated from the coding sequence ATGAATAGTAAAAAAGAACAAGAGAGAGCAGAATTACATAGAACAATTTGGGCTATTGCCAATGATTTAAGAGGGAGTGTTGATGGTTGGGATTTTAAGCAATATGTTTTAGGAATGTTATTTTATAGATATATTTCTGAAAATTTAACTAACTATATTAATAGAGGAGAAATTGAGGCAGGGAACTCAGATTTTAATTATGCTAATTTAAGTGATGAAGATGCAATAGTAGCAAAAGAAGATTTAATAAGAACAAAAGGCTTTTTTATTTTACCTAGTGAATTATTTATTAATGTTAGAAAAAAAGCAGACAAAGATGAAAACTTAAATGTTACCTTAGATACTATTTTTAAAAATATTGAAAACTCAGCAAACGGAACTGAAAGTGAAAGTGATTTAAAAGGATTATTTGATGATATTGATGTAAACAGTAATAAATTAGGTGGAACAGTAGTTAAGAGAAATGAAAACTTAGTTAATTTAATAAATGGTGTTGGAGATATGAAATTAGGAGATTATCAAGAAAATACTATTGATGCTTTTGGGGATGCTTATGAATATTTAATGGGGATGTATGCTTCAAATGCTGGTAAAAGTGGGGGAGAATATTATACTCCACAAGAAGTTTCAGAACTTTTAACTAAACTTACGTTGGTGGGAAAAACAGAAGTAAACAAAGTGTATGATCCAGCTTGTGGTAGTGGTTCATTACTTTTAAAATTTGCAAAAATTTTAGGAAAAAATAATGTAAGAAATGGTTTCTTTGGACAAGAGATAAATATTACAACATATAATCTATGTCGTATAAATATGTTTTTACATGATATAGATTTTGATAAATTTGATATTGCTCATGGAGATACTCTGACAGAACCAGCTCATTGGGATGATGAACCTTTTGAAGCAATAGTTTCTAACCCTCCTTATTCAATAAAATGGGAAGGAGATAACAGCCAAATTTTAATAAATGATTCTCGTTTTTCACCAGCAGGGGTATTAGCTCCTAAGTCAAAGGCAGATTTAGCCTTTATTATGCATTCTCTTTCTTGGCTTGCTCCTAATGGAACAGCAGCAATAGTATGCTTTCCAGGAGTAATGTATCGTAGTGGTGCAGAGCAAAAAATTCGTAAGTATTTAATAGATAATAACTATATTGATTGTATAATCCAATTACCAGATAATCTGTTTTATGGAACAAGCATTGCAACTTGTATTATGGTGTTAAAAAAATCAAAAATTGATAATAAGATTTTATTTATAGATGGTTCAAAAGAATTTGTAAAAGTTACTAATAGCAATAAGATGACAGAAAAACATATTGATGATATTGTTGAAAAATTTACTAAAAGAGAAAATATAGAATATATTTCAAATCTTATTGAATATGAAAAAATTGTTGAAGAAAACTATAATCTATCAGTTTCAACTTATGTTGAAAAAGAGGATACAAGTGAGAAAATAGATATATTTGA
- a CDS encoding DUF502 domain-containing protein translates to MRMKKNFYTGLLMILPVVITFYIFNWLFNIAFRIINNTIIIKVLKRLVVLFLGEGADAFYIQLLIYIVAAIIIVFSITLLGYMTKVVFFSKIIKKTTNILERIPIIKTVYSAIKQITEIAYSDSEESVYKKVVAVEFPRKGLYAIGFLTADKNTALKDFLADKEIVNVFVPTAPNPTSGFLLCIPKEDIHPLNMSVEWAFKLIVSGGYLTEELVKEKKENVNE, encoded by the coding sequence GTGAGAATGAAAAAAAATTTTTACACTGGATTATTAATGATACTCCCAGTTGTAATAACATTCTATATTTTTAATTGGCTTTTTAATATAGCTTTTAGAATTATAAACAATACTATAATTATAAAAGTTTTAAAAAGATTAGTTGTTCTTTTTCTTGGAGAAGGAGCAGATGCTTTCTATATACAATTACTTATTTATATAGTTGCAGCCATAATAATAGTTTTTTCTATAACTTTGCTTGGTTATATGACAAAGGTAGTTTTTTTCTCCAAGATTATAAAAAAAACAACAAATATTTTAGAAAGAATACCGATTATAAAAACTGTATATTCAGCTATTAAACAAATAACAGAAATTGCATATTCAGATAGTGAAGAGAGTGTATACAAAAAAGTTGTAGCAGTAGAATTTCCTAGAAAGGGACTATATGCTATTGGATTTTTAACAGCAGATAAGAATACTGCATTAAAAGATTTTTTAGCTGATAAAGAAATTGTAAATGTATTTGTGCCAACAGCACCAAATCCAACTTCTGGTTTTTTGTTATGTATACCAAAGGAAGATATACATCCACTTAATATGAGTGTTGAATGGGCATTTAAACTTATAGTTTCGGGGGGATATTTAACAGAAGAGTTAGTAAAAGAAAAAAAAGAAAATGTGAATGAATAA
- a CDS encoding hemolysin family protein has product MDTYLNVLILVILILLSGFFSAAEAALSAYRSNYLEKLDEEKHPKKYAVMKKWLKDPNAMLTGIVICNNIVNILASSIATIVIINYFGNKGSSVALATAIMTILILIFGEITPKLMARNNSEKIAEGVSVIIYVLSIILTPAVYALIFISRLVGRILGVNMTSPQLMITEEDIISYVNVGNAEGIIEEDEKEMIHSIVTLGETNAKEVMTPRTSMLAFEGTKTINEVWDEIIDNGFSRIPIYEETIDNIIGILYVKDLMEHIKNNELDLPIKQFIRSAYFVPETKSIIEILKEFRGLKVHIAMVLDEYGGVVGLVTIEDLIEEIVGEIRDEYDDEEDSYYKKIADNEYEVDAMTDIETINKDLELELPISEDYESLGGLIVTTTGKICEVGDEVQIDNVYLKVLEVDKMRVSKVFIRISEKEKEEE; this is encoded by the coding sequence TTGGACACGTATCTGAATGTGTTGATATTGGTAATTTTAATTTTATTATCTGGATTTTTTTCAGCAGCTGAGGCAGCATTATCAGCTTATAGATCTAATTATTTAGAAAAATTAGATGAAGAAAAACATCCAAAAAAGTATGCAGTGATGAAAAAATGGCTAAAAGACCCAAATGCTATGCTAACAGGTATAGTGATTTGTAATAATATAGTTAATATCCTAGCTTCATCAATAGCAACTATTGTGATAATAAATTATTTTGGAAATAAAGGTTCATCAGTGGCATTGGCAACTGCAATAATGACTATATTGATTTTAATTTTTGGAGAAATAACTCCAAAACTGATGGCTAGAAATAATAGTGAAAAAATAGCAGAAGGGGTATCTGTGATAATATATGTATTATCAATTATATTAACTCCTGCTGTATATGCTTTAATATTTATATCAAGACTTGTAGGGAGAATACTTGGTGTAAATATGACAAGTCCACAACTGATGATAACAGAAGAAGATATAATTTCTTATGTCAATGTTGGGAATGCAGAAGGTATCATTGAAGAAGATGAGAAAGAAATGATACATTCAATAGTAACTTTGGGAGAAACAAATGCAAAGGAAGTTATGACACCAAGAACTTCTATGCTTGCTTTTGAAGGAACCAAAACAATAAATGAAGTTTGGGATGAAATAATAGACAATGGATTTTCAAGAATACCTATTTATGAGGAGACTATTGATAATATAATAGGGATTTTGTATGTCAAAGATTTGATGGAGCATATAAAAAATAATGAATTAGATTTACCTATCAAACAATTTATAAGGTCAGCTTATTTTGTTCCTGAGACAAAATCTATTATAGAAATTTTAAAAGAATTTAGAGGTTTAAAAGTCCATATAGCAATGGTTTTAGATGAATATGGTGGAGTTGTAGGGCTTGTAACAATAGAAGATTTGATAGAAGAAATTGTCGGGGAAATAAGAGACGAGTATGATGATGAGGAAGATAGTTATTATAAAAAAATAGCTGACAATGAATATGAAGTAGATGCAATGACAGATATAGAAACTATTAATAAAGATTTAGAATTAGAATTGCCTATTTCAGAGGATTATGAAAGTTTAGGTGGGCTTATAGTTACAACTACTGGAAAGATTTGTGAAGTTGGAGATGAAGTTCAGATAGATAATGTCTATTTAAAGGTTTTAGAAGTTGATAAAATGAGAGTTTCAAAAGTCTTTATTAGGATATCAGAAAAGGAAAAAGAAGAAGAATGA
- a CDS encoding ACT domain-containing protein gives MAIRSKDKDNKEFYIVDKRILPKSIQNVIKVNDLILKTKMSKYSAIKKVGISRSTYYKYKDFIKPFYEGGEDRIYSLHLSLKDRVGILSDVLDVIAREKISILTVVQNMAVDGVAKSTILIKLSESMQKKIDKIISKIGNVEGIADIRITGSN, from the coding sequence ATGGCGATAAGAAGTAAAGATAAGGATAATAAGGAATTTTACATAGTGGATAAAAGAATTCTACCTAAATCTATCCAAAATGTAATAAAAGTTAATGATTTAATATTAAAAACGAAGATGTCAAAATACAGTGCAATTAAAAAGGTTGGAATAAGTAGGAGTACTTATTATAAATATAAAGATTTTATAAAACCATTTTATGAAGGAGGAGAAGACAGAATTTACAGCCTGCATTTATCTTTAAAGGATAGAGTTGGTATTTTGTCAGATGTTTTAGATGTAATAGCAAGAGAAAAAATAAGTATACTGACAGTAGTTCAAAATATGGCAGTTGATGGTGTAGCTAAATCAACAATACTTATTAAACTATCTGAAAGTATGCAAAAGAAAATTGATAAAATAATATCAAAAATTGGGAATGTAGAAGGAATAGCAGATATAAGAATAACAGGAAGTAACTAA
- a CDS encoding RelA/SpoT family protein, which translates to MNYWEQLLDKAKANHLNLDFDKIKLALGFAEESHQGQYRKSGDDYIVHPVEVAKILMDMKMDTDTIVAGLLHDVVEDTLIPIADIKYNFGDTVATLVDGVTKLKALPNGTKNQAENIRKMILAMAENIRVILIKLADRLHNMRTLKFMKPEKQQSISKETLDIYAPLAHRLGMAKVKSELEDIAFSYLHHDEFLEIKRLVDNTKEERKDYIENFIRTMIRTLSELGIKAEVKGRFKHFYSIYRKMYQKGKDFDDIYDLMGVRVIVEDKATCYHVLGIVHSQYTPVPGRFKDYIAVPKSNNYQSIHTTIVGPLGKFIEIQIRTKDMDDIAEEGIAAHWNYKENKKSSKDDNIYGWLRHIIEFQNESDSTEDFIEGVTGDIDRGTVFTFSPKGDIIELPVGATALDFAFMVHTQVGCKCVGAKVNGRMVTIDHKLKSGDKVEIITSKNSKGPSIDWLDIVVTHGAKGKIRKFLKDENKENVTKLGKDNLEKEASKLGMTLKEIENDPTLKKHMEKNNISSLDEFYFYIGEKRSRLDILINKIKINLEKERAASTLTIEEVLKKKEEKKKEGKNDFGIVIDGVNNTLIRFAKCCTPLPGDEIGGFVTKLTGITVHRKDCPNFHAMIEKDPSREILVKWDENLIETKMNKYNFTFTVVLNDRPNILMEIVNLIANHKINITSVNSYEVKKDGDRVIKVKISIEIKGKAEYDYLISNILKLKDVISVER; encoded by the coding sequence ATGAACTATTGGGAACAATTATTAGATAAAGCGAAAGCAAATCATCTAAATTTAGATTTTGATAAAATTAAATTAGCATTAGGTTTTGCAGAAGAAAGTCATCAAGGGCAATATAGAAAATCAGGTGATGATTATATTGTCCATCCTGTTGAAGTTGCAAAAATTTTAATGGATATGAAAATGGATACTGATACAATAGTAGCAGGACTTTTGCATGATGTTGTAGAAGATACATTGATTCCAATAGCAGATATAAAATATAATTTTGGAGACACTGTTGCTACTCTTGTTGATGGAGTAACAAAATTAAAAGCCTTACCAAATGGAACTAAAAACCAAGCAGAAAATATAAGAAAAATGATTCTGGCTATGGCTGAAAACATTAGAGTTATTCTTATAAAATTAGCTGATAGACTTCATAATATGAGAACTTTAAAATTTATGAAACCTGAAAAACAACAGTCTATCTCAAAGGAAACTTTAGATATTTATGCCCCTCTTGCTCATAGATTAGGTATGGCAAAAGTTAAGTCAGAACTTGAAGACATAGCATTTAGTTATCTACACCACGATGAATTTTTAGAAATTAAAAGATTAGTAGATAATACAAAAGAAGAAAGAAAAGACTATATAGAAAACTTTATTAGAACTATGATAAGAACTTTATCTGAACTAGGGATAAAAGCAGAAGTAAAAGGAAGATTTAAACATTTTTATAGTATATATAGAAAAATGTATCAAAAAGGTAAAGACTTTGATGATATTTATGATCTCATGGGAGTTAGAGTAATAGTGGAAGATAAGGCTACTTGTTATCATGTTTTAGGTATAGTTCATAGTCAATATACACCTGTTCCTGGAAGATTTAAAGACTATATAGCAGTGCCGAAATCTAATAATTATCAGTCTATACATACAACAATAGTTGGACCTTTAGGAAAATTTATAGAAATACAAATTAGAACAAAGGATATGGATGATATAGCAGAAGAGGGTATCGCAGCACACTGGAACTACAAAGAAAATAAAAAGAGCAGTAAAGATGATAATATCTATGGTTGGTTAAGGCATATTATAGAATTTCAAAATGAATCAGATTCAACAGAAGATTTTATTGAAGGAGTAACAGGAGATATAGATAGAGGAACTGTTTTTACTTTTTCACCTAAAGGAGATATTATAGAACTACCAGTTGGAGCAACAGCTTTAGATTTTGCATTTATGGTTCATACCCAAGTAGGCTGTAAATGTGTTGGAGCAAAAGTAAATGGAAGAATGGTAACCATAGACCATAAGTTAAAAAGTGGAGATAAAGTTGAAATAATCACTTCTAAAAATTCAAAGGGACCAAGTATAGATTGGCTAGATATAGTTGTAACTCATGGAGCTAAGGGGAAAATTAGAAAATTTTTAAAAGATGAAAATAAAGAGAATGTAACTAAATTAGGAAAAGATAATTTAGAAAAAGAAGCCTCTAAATTAGGTATGACTTTAAAAGAAATTGAAAATGATCCAACACTTAAAAAACATATGGAAAAGAATAATATATCTAGTTTAGATGAATTTTATTTCTATATTGGAGAAAAGAGAAGTAGACTTGATATCTTAATAAATAAAATAAAAATTAATTTAGAAAAAGAAAGAGCTGCTTCAACTTTAACTATTGAAGAAGTCTTAAAGAAAAAAGAAGAAAAGAAAAAAGAAGGAAAAAATGACTTTGGAATAGTTATAGACGGAGTAAATAATACTCTTATTAGATTTGCTAAATGCTGTACTCCTTTACCAGGAGATGAAATTGGAGGTTTTGTTACAAAACTTACAGGTATAACAGTTCATAGGAAAGACTGTCCAAATTTCCATGCTATGATAGAAAAGGATCCAAGTAGGGAAATTTTAGTTAAATGGGATGAAAATTTAATAGAAACAAAGATGAATAAATATAATTTCACTTTTACAGTTGTATTGAATGACAGACCAAATATATTGATGGAAATTGTAAATTTAATAGCTAATCATAAAATTAATATTACTTCTGTAAATTCTTATGAAGTAAAAAAAGATGGAGATAGAGTGATAAAAGTAAAAATATCAATAGAAATTAAAGGAAAAGCTGAATATGACTATTTAATAAGTAATATTTTAAAATTAAAAGATGTCATTTCTGTTGAGCGTTAG
- a CDS encoding adenine phosphoribosyltransferase, whose product MNLKNYVATIENYPKEGILFRDITPLMNDGKAYKYATEKIVEFAKEHHVDIVVGPEARGFIFGCPVSYALGIGFAPVRKPGKLPREVIEYSYDLEYGSNKLCLHRDSIKPGQKVLVVDDLLATGGTVEATIKLVEELGGVVAGLAFLIELVDLKGREKLSKYPMITLMQF is encoded by the coding sequence ATGAATTTAAAAAATTATGTAGCAACAATAGAAAATTATCCAAAAGAAGGGATATTATTTAGAGATATAACACCACTTATGAATGATGGAAAAGCATATAAATATGCAACAGAAAAAATAGTTGAATTTGCAAAAGAACACCATGTTGATATAGTTGTTGGTCCAGAAGCAAGAGGTTTTATATTTGGTTGTCCTGTATCTTATGCTTTGGGGATAGGTTTTGCCCCAGTTAGAAAACCAGGGAAATTACCTCGTGAAGTGATAGAATATTCCTATGATTTAGAATATGGCTCAAATAAATTATGCTTACATAGAGATTCAATAAAACCTGGTCAAAAAGTATTGGTGGTTGATGATTTACTTGCAACTGGTGGAACAGTTGAAGCTACAATAAAATTAGTGGAAGAGTTGGGTGGAGTTGTAGCAGGATTAGCATTTTTAATAGAACTTGTTGATTTAAAAGGAAGAGAGAAATTAAGTAAATATCCTATGATTACATTAATGCAGTTTTAA